A DNA window from Onychostoma macrolepis isolate SWU-2019 chromosome 13, ASM1243209v1, whole genome shotgun sequence contains the following coding sequences:
- the LOC131552058 gene encoding cation channel sperm-associated auxiliary subunit epsilon-like isoform X2, producing the protein MWCKSPGFQAVKPLISDVSTEKEEERHLYISDSFFRLAWYAVIPLLRNSPEHDPQTVRIWIIDPDRADEAVIKNTAMIPSVYFRYLTKSLFIGGEFAVIELSSFPQTSWSYFTNMGVWEARILGVHEYHHFHMTSQSVSFLGNSVASSQHVFYRTSSEKAHGDEKVSLRLPTGSRMSIVWGACTPHRALLLSDKGTFITKNAFLTYEEIKVDPGELLMPTEGYYLVFDAVLLENGLIFRIGDALFWRDNEEGILRRNPMKLLGEGVKGLSFRTQCADYYPLLGFELATVLAWTDHELYKGGKALDWKTNSNYMSNVLSLPKTTTILTAAFGSQPACLGALVMYTDSVQLSLLTSCETEGIWRTRNILSTNVLQGPFQMLFVSAALETLLVWNKDSMLYSFHNDSEWRYLQIMDSSNLSQEASGSHIHHVVMDHSRNMLVKMENNVLFFCKFGMNKLFRLPTWNDPGRSVVLYLNQKGQIIMLTMLDGGLHVQKYPLQMEIRSAMRGEVHSCPFIGFTHNMNRPVYYIDKEEAIEFWAQIVYHEGKNINVMLSRNKDHVLQITERTHFESVRHLDTTNKTFTIYQDADYRDMTNNSDLIIKNSRNSSDIVTMELLPTQIDNSCNLPKNQISHFFVGCPLNRHIRVIKPQRIPCKMHVFDSYTIPGFVLSNSSKDLTVLYDWKSFGCVLRIHYKDEFRPDIDLYDGETFVHSVDANFIVWENFNREDYYFNATMHQVGCLHEAQTWKSMLVDEKRPEEAWGPHNYKSCFVDNSEKLGNLDQPYEIMNRSSMNYLTFSQENSAIYVFSVKIVDPNYSFCDLRAVFAVQTYGIPELDQLFPLYVLLFQSIITLIILCISFYRYTSIFRDMLQKKCV; encoded by the exons ATGTGGTGTAAATCCCCTGGATTTCAAGCTGTAAAGCCACTTATTTCT GATGTGTCtacagaaaaagaagaagagcgACACCTTTATATAAGTGACTCATTTTTCAGGCTTGCGTGGTATGCTGTTATTCCTTTGCTCAG AAATTCACCTGAACATGACCCCCAG ACTGTCAGAATATGGATCATTGATCCGGACCGAGCAGATGAGGCtgtaatcaaaaatacagcaatgaTTCCCTCTGTA TATTTCAGATATCTTACTAAGAGTTTATTTATCGGTGGAGAGTTTGCAGTCATCGAGTTGTCTTCATTCCCTCAGACAAGCTGgagttattttacaaatatggG GGTTTGGGAGGCTCGCATTCTTGGTGTCCATGAATATCATCATTTTCACATGACCAGTCAGTCAGTATCTTTTCTTGGAAATTCTGTTGCTTCTAGTCAACATGTCTTCTACAGGACATCCTCAGAGAAAGCACATGGCGACGAAAAGGTGTCATTACGCCTGCCAACTGGTAGTCGGATGTCGATAGTATGGGGTGCATGTACCCCTCACAGAGCCTTGCTCCTGTCTGACAAAGGCACATTCATAACTAAAAATGCTTTCCTCACTTATGAGGAGATAAAGGTTGATCCTGGAGAATTGCTAATGCCAACTGAGGGTTATTACCTTGTTTTCGATGCCGTCTTGTTGGAGAATGGCTTGATTTTCCGCATAGGAGATGCTCTTTTCTGGAGGGACAACGAGGAAGGAATATTGAGGAGGAATCCTATGAAACTGCTAGGTGAAGGAGTTAAAGGTCTGAGTTTTAGGACTCAATGTGCAGATTACTACCCCTTGCTA GGGTTTGAACTTGCCACAGTTCTTGCATGGACAGACCATGAGCTTTATAAAGGTGGGAAAGCTCTGGATTGGAAGACTAAtagcaactacatgtcaaaCGTACTGAGTCTTCCCAAAACTACTACTATTCTTACTGCAGCATTTGGATCCCAGCCAGCATGTTTGGGTGCACTGGTGATGTACACAGACTCTGTACAACTCTCCCTGCTCACATCCTGTGAGACTGAAGGCATCTGGAGAACCAGAAACATATTGAGTACAAATGTTCTCCAAGGGCCATTTCAGATGCTCTTTGTCAGCGCAGCCTTGGAAACTCTGCTGGTGTGGAACAAAGACAGTATGCTTTATAGTTTTCACAATGATAGTGAATGGCGTTACCTGCAAATAATGGATTCCTCCAACCTAAGCCAAGAAGCAAGTGGTAGCCACATTCACCACGTGGTCATGG ACCACTCACGGAACATGTTGGTAAAGATGGAGAACAACGTGCTGTTTTTCTGTAAATTCGGCATGAATAAACTGTTTCGGCTGCCCACCTGGAATGACCCTGGACGTTCTGTAGTGCTCTACCTAAACCAGAAAGGGCAGATCATTATGCTGACAATGTTAGATGGAGGTTTGCATGTACAGAAGTACCCTTTGCAGATGGAGATCAGGAGTGCCATGCGAGGGGAGGTCCACAGCTGTCCCTTTATTGGCTTCACACACAACATGAACAGGCCTGTCTACTACATCGACAAGGAAGAGGCCATTGAGTTTTGGGCCCAG ATAGTCTACCATGAAggtaaaaacattaatgtgaTGCTAAGCAGGAACAAAGACCATGTGTTGCAGATCACAGAAAGGACCCATTTTGAGAGTGTGCGCCATCTGGATACAACAAACAAG ACCTTTACCATTTATCAGGATGCAGACTACAGAGACATGACTAACAACTCTGATCTCAT AATTAAAAACAGCCGAAACTCAAGTGATATAGTCACTATGGAGCTGCTACCAACCCAGATTGATAATTCATGCAATCTGCCAAAAAATCAG ATTTCCCATTTCTTTGTGGGCTGCCCACTGAACAGACACATTCGTGTAATAAA ACCACAGAGAATTCCATGTAAGATGCACGTTTTTGACAGCTATACCATTCCAGG ATTTGTACTTAGTAATTCATCAAAGGATCTG ACTGTGTTATATGACTGGAAGAGCTTTGGCTGTGTGTTGAGAATCCACTACAAAGATGAATTTCGTCCAGACATTGATCT ATATGATGGAGAGACATTCGTGCACAGTGTTGATGCCAACTTCATAGTATGGGAGAATTTTAATCGAGAAGACTATTACTTCAATGCAACCATGCATCAG GTAGGCTGCCTTCATGAGGCCCAAACATGGAAATCTATGCTAGTTGATGAGAAGCGTCCTGAAGAGGCCTGGGGACCTCAT AATTACAAGAGCTGTTTTGTTGACAACTCTGAAAAACTAGGAAACCTTGACCAACCCTATGAAATCATGAATAGGAGTTCCATGAATTATCTTACCTTTTCTCAAGAAAACAGTGCTATTTATGTTTTCAGTGTAAAGATTGTGGACCCAAATTACAG
- the LOC131552058 gene encoding cation channel sperm-associated auxiliary subunit epsilon-like isoform X3: MLGFGVVFTYILFLYFQTVVGIWRYKQILEDKELFIVDSTIFLEYEGSSFLEWQYPDGCDVNDKRSPHAVMWCKSPGFQAVKPLISDVSTEKEEERHLYISDSFFRLAWYAVIPLLRNSPEHDPQTVRIWIIDPDRADEAVIKNTAMIPSVYFRYLTKSLFIGGEFAVIELSSFPQTSWSYFTNMGVWEARILGVHEYHHFHMTSQSVDPGELLMPTEGYYLVFDAVLLENGLIFRIGDALFWRDNEEGILRRNPMKLLGEGVKGLSFRTQCADYYPLLGFELATVLAWTDHELYKGGKALDWKTNSNYMSNVLSLPKTTTILTAAFGSQPACLGALVMYTDSVQLSLLTSCETEGIWRTRNILSTNVLQGPFQMLFVSAALETLLVWNKDSMLYSFHNDSEWRYLQIMDSSNLSQEASGSHIHHVVMDHSRNMLVKMENNVLFFCKFGMNKLFRLPTWNDPGRSVVLYLNQKGQIIMLTMLDGGLHVQKYPLQMEIRSAMRGEVHSCPFIGFTHNMNRPVYYIDKEEAIEFWAQIVYHEGKNINVMLSRNKDHVLQITERTHFESVRHLDTTNKTFTIYQDADYRDMTNNSDLIIKNSRNSSDIVTMELLPTQIDNSCNLPKNQISHFFVGCPLNRHIRVIKPQRIPCKMHVFDSYTIPGFVLSNSSKDLTVLYDWKSFGCVLRIHYKDEFRPDIDLYDGETFVHSVDANFIVWENFNREDYYFNATMHQVGCLHEAQTWKSMLVDEKRPEEAWGPHNYKSCFVDNSEKLGNLDQPYEIMNRSSMNYLTFSQENSAIYVFSVKIVDPNYSFCDLRAVFAVQTYGIPELDQLFPLYVLLFQSIITLIILCISFYRYTSIFRDMLQKKCV; this comes from the exons ATGTTAGGATTTGGGGTAGtgtttacatacattttatttttatattttcaaactgTCGTCGGAATTTGGAG ATACAAGCAGATTTTGGAGGATAAAGAGTTATTCATCGTAGACAGTACT ATTTTTTTAGAGTACGAAGGATCCTCTTTTTTGGAGTGGCAATATCCTGATGGTTGTGATGTGAATGATAAGCG ATCACCTCATGCTGTTATGTGGTGTAAATCCCCTGGATTTCAAGCTGTAAAGCCACTTATTTCT GATGTGTCtacagaaaaagaagaagagcgACACCTTTATATAAGTGACTCATTTTTCAGGCTTGCGTGGTATGCTGTTATTCCTTTGCTCAG AAATTCACCTGAACATGACCCCCAG ACTGTCAGAATATGGATCATTGATCCGGACCGAGCAGATGAGGCtgtaatcaaaaatacagcaatgaTTCCCTCTGTA TATTTCAGATATCTTACTAAGAGTTTATTTATCGGTGGAGAGTTTGCAGTCATCGAGTTGTCTTCATTCCCTCAGACAAGCTGgagttattttacaaatatggG GGTTTGGGAGGCTCGCATTCTTGGTGTCCATGAATATCATCATTTTCACATGACCAGTCAGTCA GTTGATCCTGGAGAATTGCTAATGCCAACTGAGGGTTATTACCTTGTTTTCGATGCCGTCTTGTTGGAGAATGGCTTGATTTTCCGCATAGGAGATGCTCTTTTCTGGAGGGACAACGAGGAAGGAATATTGAGGAGGAATCCTATGAAACTGCTAGGTGAAGGAGTTAAAGGTCTGAGTTTTAGGACTCAATGTGCAGATTACTACCCCTTGCTA GGGTTTGAACTTGCCACAGTTCTTGCATGGACAGACCATGAGCTTTATAAAGGTGGGAAAGCTCTGGATTGGAAGACTAAtagcaactacatgtcaaaCGTACTGAGTCTTCCCAAAACTACTACTATTCTTACTGCAGCATTTGGATCCCAGCCAGCATGTTTGGGTGCACTGGTGATGTACACAGACTCTGTACAACTCTCCCTGCTCACATCCTGTGAGACTGAAGGCATCTGGAGAACCAGAAACATATTGAGTACAAATGTTCTCCAAGGGCCATTTCAGATGCTCTTTGTCAGCGCAGCCTTGGAAACTCTGCTGGTGTGGAACAAAGACAGTATGCTTTATAGTTTTCACAATGATAGTGAATGGCGTTACCTGCAAATAATGGATTCCTCCAACCTAAGCCAAGAAGCAAGTGGTAGCCACATTCACCACGTGGTCATGG ACCACTCACGGAACATGTTGGTAAAGATGGAGAACAACGTGCTGTTTTTCTGTAAATTCGGCATGAATAAACTGTTTCGGCTGCCCACCTGGAATGACCCTGGACGTTCTGTAGTGCTCTACCTAAACCAGAAAGGGCAGATCATTATGCTGACAATGTTAGATGGAGGTTTGCATGTACAGAAGTACCCTTTGCAGATGGAGATCAGGAGTGCCATGCGAGGGGAGGTCCACAGCTGTCCCTTTATTGGCTTCACACACAACATGAACAGGCCTGTCTACTACATCGACAAGGAAGAGGCCATTGAGTTTTGGGCCCAG ATAGTCTACCATGAAggtaaaaacattaatgtgaTGCTAAGCAGGAACAAAGACCATGTGTTGCAGATCACAGAAAGGACCCATTTTGAGAGTGTGCGCCATCTGGATACAACAAACAAG ACCTTTACCATTTATCAGGATGCAGACTACAGAGACATGACTAACAACTCTGATCTCAT AATTAAAAACAGCCGAAACTCAAGTGATATAGTCACTATGGAGCTGCTACCAACCCAGATTGATAATTCATGCAATCTGCCAAAAAATCAG ATTTCCCATTTCTTTGTGGGCTGCCCACTGAACAGACACATTCGTGTAATAAA ACCACAGAGAATTCCATGTAAGATGCACGTTTTTGACAGCTATACCATTCCAGG ATTTGTACTTAGTAATTCATCAAAGGATCTG ACTGTGTTATATGACTGGAAGAGCTTTGGCTGTGTGTTGAGAATCCACTACAAAGATGAATTTCGTCCAGACATTGATCT ATATGATGGAGAGACATTCGTGCACAGTGTTGATGCCAACTTCATAGTATGGGAGAATTTTAATCGAGAAGACTATTACTTCAATGCAACCATGCATCAG GTAGGCTGCCTTCATGAGGCCCAAACATGGAAATCTATGCTAGTTGATGAGAAGCGTCCTGAAGAGGCCTGGGGACCTCAT AATTACAAGAGCTGTTTTGTTGACAACTCTGAAAAACTAGGAAACCTTGACCAACCCTATGAAATCATGAATAGGAGTTCCATGAATTATCTTACCTTTTCTCAAGAAAACAGTGCTATTTATGTTTTCAGTGTAAAGATTGTGGACCCAAATTACAG
- the LOC131552058 gene encoding cation channel sperm-associated auxiliary subunit epsilon-like isoform X1, which translates to MLGFGVVFTYILFLYFQTVVGIWRYKQILEDKELFIVDSTIFLEYEGSSFLEWQYPDGCDVNDKRSPHAVMWCKSPGFQAVKPLISDVSTEKEEERHLYISDSFFRLAWYAVIPLLRNSPEHDPQTVRIWIIDPDRADEAVIKNTAMIPSVYFRYLTKSLFIGGEFAVIELSSFPQTSWSYFTNMGVWEARILGVHEYHHFHMTSQSVSFLGNSVASSQHVFYRTSSEKAHGDEKVSLRLPTGSRMSIVWGACTPHRALLLSDKGTFITKNAFLTYEEIKVDPGELLMPTEGYYLVFDAVLLENGLIFRIGDALFWRDNEEGILRRNPMKLLGEGVKGLSFRTQCADYYPLLGFELATVLAWTDHELYKGGKALDWKTNSNYMSNVLSLPKTTTILTAAFGSQPACLGALVMYTDSVQLSLLTSCETEGIWRTRNILSTNVLQGPFQMLFVSAALETLLVWNKDSMLYSFHNDSEWRYLQIMDSSNLSQEASGSHIHHVVMDHSRNMLVKMENNVLFFCKFGMNKLFRLPTWNDPGRSVVLYLNQKGQIIMLTMLDGGLHVQKYPLQMEIRSAMRGEVHSCPFIGFTHNMNRPVYYIDKEEAIEFWAQIVYHEGKNINVMLSRNKDHVLQITERTHFESVRHLDTTNKTFTIYQDADYRDMTNNSDLIIKNSRNSSDIVTMELLPTQIDNSCNLPKNQISHFFVGCPLNRHIRVIKPQRIPCKMHVFDSYTIPGFVLSNSSKDLTVLYDWKSFGCVLRIHYKDEFRPDIDLYDGETFVHSVDANFIVWENFNREDYYFNATMHQVGCLHEAQTWKSMLVDEKRPEEAWGPHNYKSCFVDNSEKLGNLDQPYEIMNRSSMNYLTFSQENSAIYVFSVKIVDPNYSFCDLRAVFAVQTYGIPELDQLFPLYVLLFQSIITLIILCISFYRYTSIFRDMLQKKCV; encoded by the exons ATGTTAGGATTTGGGGTAGtgtttacatacattttatttttatattttcaaactgTCGTCGGAATTTGGAG ATACAAGCAGATTTTGGAGGATAAAGAGTTATTCATCGTAGACAGTACT ATTTTTTTAGAGTACGAAGGATCCTCTTTTTTGGAGTGGCAATATCCTGATGGTTGTGATGTGAATGATAAGCG ATCACCTCATGCTGTTATGTGGTGTAAATCCCCTGGATTTCAAGCTGTAAAGCCACTTATTTCT GATGTGTCtacagaaaaagaagaagagcgACACCTTTATATAAGTGACTCATTTTTCAGGCTTGCGTGGTATGCTGTTATTCCTTTGCTCAG AAATTCACCTGAACATGACCCCCAG ACTGTCAGAATATGGATCATTGATCCGGACCGAGCAGATGAGGCtgtaatcaaaaatacagcaatgaTTCCCTCTGTA TATTTCAGATATCTTACTAAGAGTTTATTTATCGGTGGAGAGTTTGCAGTCATCGAGTTGTCTTCATTCCCTCAGACAAGCTGgagttattttacaaatatggG GGTTTGGGAGGCTCGCATTCTTGGTGTCCATGAATATCATCATTTTCACATGACCAGTCAGTCAGTATCTTTTCTTGGAAATTCTGTTGCTTCTAGTCAACATGTCTTCTACAGGACATCCTCAGAGAAAGCACATGGCGACGAAAAGGTGTCATTACGCCTGCCAACTGGTAGTCGGATGTCGATAGTATGGGGTGCATGTACCCCTCACAGAGCCTTGCTCCTGTCTGACAAAGGCACATTCATAACTAAAAATGCTTTCCTCACTTATGAGGAGATAAAGGTTGATCCTGGAGAATTGCTAATGCCAACTGAGGGTTATTACCTTGTTTTCGATGCCGTCTTGTTGGAGAATGGCTTGATTTTCCGCATAGGAGATGCTCTTTTCTGGAGGGACAACGAGGAAGGAATATTGAGGAGGAATCCTATGAAACTGCTAGGTGAAGGAGTTAAAGGTCTGAGTTTTAGGACTCAATGTGCAGATTACTACCCCTTGCTA GGGTTTGAACTTGCCACAGTTCTTGCATGGACAGACCATGAGCTTTATAAAGGTGGGAAAGCTCTGGATTGGAAGACTAAtagcaactacatgtcaaaCGTACTGAGTCTTCCCAAAACTACTACTATTCTTACTGCAGCATTTGGATCCCAGCCAGCATGTTTGGGTGCACTGGTGATGTACACAGACTCTGTACAACTCTCCCTGCTCACATCCTGTGAGACTGAAGGCATCTGGAGAACCAGAAACATATTGAGTACAAATGTTCTCCAAGGGCCATTTCAGATGCTCTTTGTCAGCGCAGCCTTGGAAACTCTGCTGGTGTGGAACAAAGACAGTATGCTTTATAGTTTTCACAATGATAGTGAATGGCGTTACCTGCAAATAATGGATTCCTCCAACCTAAGCCAAGAAGCAAGTGGTAGCCACATTCACCACGTGGTCATGG ACCACTCACGGAACATGTTGGTAAAGATGGAGAACAACGTGCTGTTTTTCTGTAAATTCGGCATGAATAAACTGTTTCGGCTGCCCACCTGGAATGACCCTGGACGTTCTGTAGTGCTCTACCTAAACCAGAAAGGGCAGATCATTATGCTGACAATGTTAGATGGAGGTTTGCATGTACAGAAGTACCCTTTGCAGATGGAGATCAGGAGTGCCATGCGAGGGGAGGTCCACAGCTGTCCCTTTATTGGCTTCACACACAACATGAACAGGCCTGTCTACTACATCGACAAGGAAGAGGCCATTGAGTTTTGGGCCCAG ATAGTCTACCATGAAggtaaaaacattaatgtgaTGCTAAGCAGGAACAAAGACCATGTGTTGCAGATCACAGAAAGGACCCATTTTGAGAGTGTGCGCCATCTGGATACAACAAACAAG ACCTTTACCATTTATCAGGATGCAGACTACAGAGACATGACTAACAACTCTGATCTCAT AATTAAAAACAGCCGAAACTCAAGTGATATAGTCACTATGGAGCTGCTACCAACCCAGATTGATAATTCATGCAATCTGCCAAAAAATCAG ATTTCCCATTTCTTTGTGGGCTGCCCACTGAACAGACACATTCGTGTAATAAA ACCACAGAGAATTCCATGTAAGATGCACGTTTTTGACAGCTATACCATTCCAGG ATTTGTACTTAGTAATTCATCAAAGGATCTG ACTGTGTTATATGACTGGAAGAGCTTTGGCTGTGTGTTGAGAATCCACTACAAAGATGAATTTCGTCCAGACATTGATCT ATATGATGGAGAGACATTCGTGCACAGTGTTGATGCCAACTTCATAGTATGGGAGAATTTTAATCGAGAAGACTATTACTTCAATGCAACCATGCATCAG GTAGGCTGCCTTCATGAGGCCCAAACATGGAAATCTATGCTAGTTGATGAGAAGCGTCCTGAAGAGGCCTGGGGACCTCAT AATTACAAGAGCTGTTTTGTTGACAACTCTGAAAAACTAGGAAACCTTGACCAACCCTATGAAATCATGAATAGGAGTTCCATGAATTATCTTACCTTTTCTCAAGAAAACAGTGCTATTTATGTTTTCAGTGTAAAGATTGTGGACCCAAATTACAG
- the LOC131552058 gene encoding cation channel sperm-associated auxiliary subunit epsilon-like isoform X7, with the protein MIPSVYFRYLTKSLFIGGEFAVIELSSFPQTSWSYFTNMGVWEARILGVHEYHHFHMTSQSVSFLGNSVASSQHVFYRTSSEKAHGDEKVSLRLPTGSRMSIVWGACTPHRALLLSDKGTFITKNAFLTYEEIKVDPGELLMPTEGYYLVFDAVLLENGLIFRIGDALFWRDNEEGILRRNPMKLLGEGVKGLSFRTQCADYYPLLGFELATVLAWTDHELYKGGKALDWKTNSNYMSNVLSLPKTTTILTAAFGSQPACLGALVMYTDSVQLSLLTSCETEGIWRTRNILSTNVLQGPFQMLFVSAALETLLVWNKDSMLYSFHNDSEWRYLQIMDSSNLSQEASGSHIHHVVMDHSRNMLVKMENNVLFFCKFGMNKLFRLPTWNDPGRSVVLYLNQKGQIIMLTMLDGGLHVQKYPLQMEIRSAMRGEVHSCPFIGFTHNMNRPVYYIDKEEAIEFWAQIVYHEGKNINVMLSRNKDHVLQITERTHFESVRHLDTTNKTFTIYQDADYRDMTNNSDLIIKNSRNSSDIVTMELLPTQIDNSCNLPKNQISHFFVGCPLNRHIRVIKPQRIPCKMHVFDSYTIPGFVLSNSSKDLTVLYDWKSFGCVLRIHYKDEFRPDIDLYDGETFVHSVDANFIVWENFNREDYYFNATMHQVGCLHEAQTWKSMLVDEKRPEEAWGPHNYKSCFVDNSEKLGNLDQPYEIMNRSSMNYLTFSQENSAIYVFSVKIVDPNYSFCDLRAVFAVQTYGIPELDQLFPLYVLLFQSIITLIILCISFYRYTSIFRDMLQKKCV; encoded by the exons atgaTTCCCTCTGTA TATTTCAGATATCTTACTAAGAGTTTATTTATCGGTGGAGAGTTTGCAGTCATCGAGTTGTCTTCATTCCCTCAGACAAGCTGgagttattttacaaatatggG GGTTTGGGAGGCTCGCATTCTTGGTGTCCATGAATATCATCATTTTCACATGACCAGTCAGTCAGTATCTTTTCTTGGAAATTCTGTTGCTTCTAGTCAACATGTCTTCTACAGGACATCCTCAGAGAAAGCACATGGCGACGAAAAGGTGTCATTACGCCTGCCAACTGGTAGTCGGATGTCGATAGTATGGGGTGCATGTACCCCTCACAGAGCCTTGCTCCTGTCTGACAAAGGCACATTCATAACTAAAAATGCTTTCCTCACTTATGAGGAGATAAAGGTTGATCCTGGAGAATTGCTAATGCCAACTGAGGGTTATTACCTTGTTTTCGATGCCGTCTTGTTGGAGAATGGCTTGATTTTCCGCATAGGAGATGCTCTTTTCTGGAGGGACAACGAGGAAGGAATATTGAGGAGGAATCCTATGAAACTGCTAGGTGAAGGAGTTAAAGGTCTGAGTTTTAGGACTCAATGTGCAGATTACTACCCCTTGCTA GGGTTTGAACTTGCCACAGTTCTTGCATGGACAGACCATGAGCTTTATAAAGGTGGGAAAGCTCTGGATTGGAAGACTAAtagcaactacatgtcaaaCGTACTGAGTCTTCCCAAAACTACTACTATTCTTACTGCAGCATTTGGATCCCAGCCAGCATGTTTGGGTGCACTGGTGATGTACACAGACTCTGTACAACTCTCCCTGCTCACATCCTGTGAGACTGAAGGCATCTGGAGAACCAGAAACATATTGAGTACAAATGTTCTCCAAGGGCCATTTCAGATGCTCTTTGTCAGCGCAGCCTTGGAAACTCTGCTGGTGTGGAACAAAGACAGTATGCTTTATAGTTTTCACAATGATAGTGAATGGCGTTACCTGCAAATAATGGATTCCTCCAACCTAAGCCAAGAAGCAAGTGGTAGCCACATTCACCACGTGGTCATGG ACCACTCACGGAACATGTTGGTAAAGATGGAGAACAACGTGCTGTTTTTCTGTAAATTCGGCATGAATAAACTGTTTCGGCTGCCCACCTGGAATGACCCTGGACGTTCTGTAGTGCTCTACCTAAACCAGAAAGGGCAGATCATTATGCTGACAATGTTAGATGGAGGTTTGCATGTACAGAAGTACCCTTTGCAGATGGAGATCAGGAGTGCCATGCGAGGGGAGGTCCACAGCTGTCCCTTTATTGGCTTCACACACAACATGAACAGGCCTGTCTACTACATCGACAAGGAAGAGGCCATTGAGTTTTGGGCCCAG ATAGTCTACCATGAAggtaaaaacattaatgtgaTGCTAAGCAGGAACAAAGACCATGTGTTGCAGATCACAGAAAGGACCCATTTTGAGAGTGTGCGCCATCTGGATACAACAAACAAG ACCTTTACCATTTATCAGGATGCAGACTACAGAGACATGACTAACAACTCTGATCTCAT AATTAAAAACAGCCGAAACTCAAGTGATATAGTCACTATGGAGCTGCTACCAACCCAGATTGATAATTCATGCAATCTGCCAAAAAATCAG ATTTCCCATTTCTTTGTGGGCTGCCCACTGAACAGACACATTCGTGTAATAAA ACCACAGAGAATTCCATGTAAGATGCACGTTTTTGACAGCTATACCATTCCAGG ATTTGTACTTAGTAATTCATCAAAGGATCTG ACTGTGTTATATGACTGGAAGAGCTTTGGCTGTGTGTTGAGAATCCACTACAAAGATGAATTTCGTCCAGACATTGATCT ATATGATGGAGAGACATTCGTGCACAGTGTTGATGCCAACTTCATAGTATGGGAGAATTTTAATCGAGAAGACTATTACTTCAATGCAACCATGCATCAG GTAGGCTGCCTTCATGAGGCCCAAACATGGAAATCTATGCTAGTTGATGAGAAGCGTCCTGAAGAGGCCTGGGGACCTCAT AATTACAAGAGCTGTTTTGTTGACAACTCTGAAAAACTAGGAAACCTTGACCAACCCTATGAAATCATGAATAGGAGTTCCATGAATTATCTTACCTTTTCTCAAGAAAACAGTGCTATTTATGTTTTCAGTGTAAAGATTGTGGACCCAAATTACAG